TACCTTATATGTCATCCTGAGAAAATGGATGAAAAAACTACATAAAACAGGGTTGGGAAAAAGGTGGTCCGCGATTACCCTAATCCTATTGGCCATCATTGGTATATGCATTCCCTTGTCCGGTGCCGTATACATGTTGGGATTCAAGATAGGAAACTTGGCCGATAAGTCAGAACAAGTAATCAGTGCTTTTAAGGAACAGGTTTTTGTGTTGGAAAAGTATTTGGATTATGACGTTTCCAACGCCATAGACCCCCAACAGGCATCAGGTTGGGTGACCGAAAACCTTTCTGGATTTGCAAGTAGTACCTTGAACGTAGTTATTTCTCTAGGGGTCCTGCTAATAATCCTTTATTACATGTTAATAAGTCCAAAGGAAATGAGGGATTCCTTGATGGAATATATTCCGCTAAGTAACAAGACCCTGGTTACCTTGGGCAATGAAATTGACAAGGTAGTACGCTCCAATGCCATTGCGATACCCTTAGTAGCCCTGGCACAGGGAATCATTGCACTTATTGGCTTTTTCATATTTGATATAGACAATCCTTGGTTTTGGTTCGTGATAGTCACCATTGGCTCTATGATTCCGTTTATTGGGACTTTTATTGGGATTTTCCCTGTATTTGTCTTAAGTCTCGCCAGCGGAAATGACTTTCAGGCGTGGGGAATATTAATTTACGGATTAGTCGTAGTAGGTTCTACGGACAATCTCATAAGACTCATGCTGCTTCAAAAACTGGATAGCATTCACCCACTAATAACCCTTATAGGAGTACTTTTGGGTATCCCACTCTTTGGATTTGTGGGATTGATTTTCGGTCCTCTTATCGTGAACCTATTCTTGATTTTGTTGAAAGTCTATAAAGGACAATACGGCGTACAAAAGAAGGACAAAGGCCGTCAGATTTGATTTATTTTCTACCTAGGTATTTATCAAGTATCGTATGGATATCCTCTGAAATCCGGAACTTATAAAGTACCATAAAATAAACCACCGTAATTAAAATACTCTTGACCCCAATATTTACGATTGGGTGAAATGAAAATGGTACTGAAGAAAAGACAATCGCCAAAGCTAATACCAACAAAAAGACTTTTAAGGTTTCCTTTGTGAAAGGCTGAAGCCCAAATTTTGATTTCACGTAATACAACTTTAACGAATTGTAGATGAAAAATGCCGAAAAACTGGCTATGGCCGCTCCCTGCAACCCAAATTTTGGAATCAACCATAGATTGAAACCAACGGCCATTAGGGCCAGCAGAACGCCAAAGAACAAAACAGATGTGTAGTACTTTGAATTGAACAAAATCGAATTGTTGTTGCCCAATAAGGAGTCATATACCTTTACAAGGCCAATCCAAAACACAATGATATAACCATCACTATAATCCGATGGCAAAATTCGATACAGATCTCCCAAATTCAACAGTATTAAAATCAGCAGCAGCCCAGAAACTATAAACAGGGTCAAAGAGCTTTTCCGATACAATCCGCCCAAAGACTTCAAATCATTTTTATTGATATACTCTGCCGTCATGGGGTAGGTTATCTGATGCATCGCCCTACTGGGCACAGCAATCACCGTGGCCATAAATCCGGCAACGGCATAATAGGCAACATTTTCAATGGGCAAATAATTATTGAGCATCACCTTGTCCACCTCCATAAGTACAATGGCGGTAGAGCCACCCAAGATAATCAAGGCACTATATTGAAGGATTTCCCGCCAATTAGGTGGTAGCACTGTCGTCAATTTTGGAAAACGAAGACGGTAGGCGTACAGCTTCATGATGGCCACTCTAAGGATATAAAAAACCACCAGGGCATTGATGAATTGGGGAACATCCAGAACCTGTAACCATAACAGAATCAATAATACGCTCTGTCCCACCCTACAGAAAATCTCTTTCATAAAATTTCCAAAGACCGATTTCATCCTGATCCTGGCCCAGGCATAAAATACCTCAAAATAGGCCATGGAAATCCCGATCAGGAATATTTGCCATATATAATCCCGTACTATGGGGTTTTCCTTGGAAAGCACCCCCCCAATGGCCTCATTGGCAAAAAAACTAAGGAAACCTATGGGTATAATGAACAGCAACGGTAGAAAGAGCATCATCCCCAAAAAGCCGTCCTGTTCCCTTTCCGTTTTAAAACTGCTATAAAACTTTACCAAACTGTTGGGGACACCAAAGGCTAGAATGGGCATGAGAACACCGGAAACGGAAAGAATCAATTGGACCAGCCCATAATGGTCCGGTTGCATAAAATTTGTATAGAGAAATAGTGTATTTAGCGCGCCAATGGCAAAACCAACGTAGGTTACGATGGTATTGTTCAAGGACTGTTTTAGTACGATACCCATCTTAAATATAATCCGCGAATTGCCTTGTTAGTTCCTGCCTACTGTAACGTTCAATATTGATAGCCGGAACCTTCAAGGAATTATTCTTATAGCGTTGAAACCAGTTTAAAAGTACACTTTTAAGCTCGGATTCGTTGGCATGATCAAAAAACTGTCCTGATGCCGTTTCAGAAATCATTTCGGCTACTTCCCAATGGGCCGGACCAATCCCCAGAATAGGCCTTTTGGCCCTCAAATATTCAAAAAACTTTCCCGGAATGATTCCAACAGTCTCCTTTGAATCGATTTCCACCAACAATAAGACCTGTGATTTTTGTTGAAAGGAAACCGCCTCTTCATGCGGTACGTACCCCAGGATACTTGCATATTCGCTTATCCCGAATTCGCTCAGGGAATCCAAGATATCCTGACCCACGACCCCCACAAAATTAAGTTGCAGGGAGTCTTTAAAGTCGGCATTTTCTTGAACCAATTCGCCTAGGACCTTCCAAAGATTAAGGGGGTTTCTTTTAGTAAGCATGGAGCCAATATGGGCGATGGTGAACTTTTGATCCAAGGATATGGACGTATTATCTTTCCAATCAAATCCATTGGTTATCACCCGTATTGGCCTAGGCGTAAGGGCTTGGAATTCTTCCTTCGTGGTTTTGCTTGTGACCACAATTTTATCGGCGGTATTTAAGACCTCTCGCTCTAGTTCCTTATGCTTTTTTTGTGCCGATGTCGTTAGCTTCAATTTTTGGTGATAGCCAATTGAGGTCCATGGATCCCTAAAATCGGCTATCCACTGAAGGCCCGACCGTTCTTTCAATTTTAGACCGATTAAATGCAGGCTATGCGGGGGGCCTGTAGTGATAATGGTTTCGATGCCTTCCTCTTTCAAAATAGGTCCCAAAAACCTTACCGAAGGATTCACCCAAAATTTCCGGGCATCGGGGATAAAAAAATTGCCCCGCACCCAAAGCATGATACGTTCCAATACGGACTGATTTTTTTCAGTAATGACTCCAGAACTTATTCGTTCGGTTTTGCTGCCGGATATCAATTTTGATAGTCCGTACGGTTCAAAGATTGTATGTTTTAGTATCTTAATATCCTTTGGCACATCAGCAAGCAAGGAGGTATCTAGTAAGGGATAATGTGGGTTTTCAGGGATATAGACAACAGGCTCTATACCATAGTCCCTAAAATATTTTACAAATTTTAGCCATCGCTGTACTCCAGGACCCCCCGCCGGAGGCCAGTAATACGTGATGACCAAAACCTTCTTCATCTATTTAAAGTTTTTCGTTCAAATGAAAATCTGGGGAATAAATGGTTCTAGTATGGATCGAACGTCCCGCATTCGCGTACTCCTGATAACTATCTGGATAATCATGTTGGTGGGTATACGAGAATTTAATTTGATGTTTGCACATTTTCTTCGGTCCCTTCTTCTTTTTTCGTTCGCCAAAAAGAGTACCCAATGCCTCCCATAAGTACCAAGCCCAACAAAATGGTACTTGCTAAGCTAATCGTGCTTCCTTGCTTAACGACTTCGGGTTCAAATTTGAACTCGATGATATGTTCTCCTTGGGGCACCCGCACGGCCCTTAACACGTAGTTTACCTTA
Above is a window of Maribacter algicola DNA encoding:
- a CDS encoding AI-2E family transporter; this encodes MHQSICRKPSKFPKIQFTGILKKIHPKLIRQLLLLILILFFGGLIFDSMLPYISGVLGALTLYVILRKWMKKLHKTGLGKRWSAITLILLAIIGICIPLSGAVYMLGFKIGNLADKSEQVISAFKEQVFVLEKYLDYDVSNAIDPQQASGWVTENLSGFASSTLNVVISLGVLLIILYYMLISPKEMRDSLMEYIPLSNKTLVTLGNEIDKVVRSNAIAIPLVALAQGIIALIGFFIFDIDNPWFWFVIVTIGSMIPFIGTFIGIFPVFVLSLASGNDFQAWGILIYGLVVVGSTDNLIRLMLLQKLDSIHPLITLIGVLLGIPLFGFVGLIFGPLIVNLFLILLKVYKGQYGVQKKDKGRQI
- a CDS encoding oligosaccharide flippase family protein; protein product: MGIVLKQSLNNTIVTYVGFAIGALNTLFLYTNFMQPDHYGLVQLILSVSGVLMPILAFGVPNSLVKFYSSFKTEREQDGFLGMMLFLPLLFIIPIGFLSFFANEAIGGVLSKENPIVRDYIWQIFLIGISMAYFEVFYAWARIRMKSVFGNFMKEIFCRVGQSVLLILLWLQVLDVPQFINALVVFYILRVAIMKLYAYRLRFPKLTTVLPPNWREILQYSALIILGGSTAIVLMEVDKVMLNNYLPIENVAYYAVAGFMATVIAVPSRAMHQITYPMTAEYINKNDLKSLGGLYRKSSLTLFIVSGLLLILILLNLGDLYRILPSDYSDGYIIVFWIGLVKVYDSLLGNNNSILFNSKYYTSVLFFGVLLALMAVGFNLWLIPKFGLQGAAIASFSAFFIYNSLKLYYVKSKFGLQPFTKETLKVFLLVLALAIVFSSVPFSFHPIVNIGVKSILITVVYFMVLYKFRISEDIHTILDKYLGRK
- a CDS encoding glycosyltransferase family 4 protein, encoding MKKVLVITYYWPPAGGPGVQRWLKFVKYFRDYGIEPVVYIPENPHYPLLDTSLLADVPKDIKILKHTIFEPYGLSKLISGSKTERISSGVITEKNQSVLERIMLWVRGNFFIPDARKFWVNPSVRFLGPILKEEGIETIITTGPPHSLHLIGLKLKERSGLQWIADFRDPWTSIGYHQKLKLTTSAQKKHKELEREVLNTADKIVVTSKTTKEEFQALTPRPIRVITNGFDWKDNTSISLDQKFTIAHIGSMLTKRNPLNLWKVLGELVQENADFKDSLQLNFVGVVGQDILDSLSEFGISEYASILGYVPHEEAVSFQQKSQVLLLVEIDSKETVGIIPGKFFEYLRAKRPILGIGPAHWEVAEMISETASGQFFDHANESELKSVLLNWFQRYKNNSLKVPAINIERYSRQELTRQFADYI